One Phoenix dactylifera cultivar Barhee BC4 chromosome 8, palm_55x_up_171113_PBpolish2nd_filt_p, whole genome shotgun sequence genomic window carries:
- the LOC103713996 gene encoding lipid phosphate phosphatase 2-like isoform X1, with the protein MADIRLGAHTIKSHGMKVARFHMHDWIILLLLGVLEIILNVIDPFYRFVGKDMMTDLKYPLKSNTVPFWAVPVIGIVLPAVVFIGIYFKRRDVYDLHHAILGLLYSVLITAVITDAIKDAVGRPRPDFFWRCFPDGKEVGHYSCDHPSFFLVYDNVTTNVICHGEKSVIKEGHKSFPSGHSSCSFAGLGFLAWYLSGKIQAFDRRGHIAKLCILFLPLLCASLVAISRVDDYWHHWQDVFAGGLLGFVVASFCYLQFFPPPYDVDGWGPFAYFQMLAETGNNIQGSTNTNPLTSRPSEVETVYVQSEQQVGIYMRDINPTLDAMETGRRD; encoded by the exons ATGGCAGATATTCGGTTGGGTGCTCATACTATAAAATCCCATGGAATGAAAGTGGCAAGGTTCCACATGCATGACTGGATTATTCTACTCCTCCTTGGGGTCTTAGAAATCATACTAAATGTTATAGACCCTTTTTATCGCTTTGTGGGGAAAGACATGATGACTGATCTGAAATACCCACTAAAAAGTAACACAGTGCCATTTTGGGCTGTTCCA GTGATCGGAATTGTATTGCCTGCTGTGGTCTTCATTGGGATATACTTCAAAAGAAGGGATGTGTATGATTTGCATCATGCAATACTGG GCCTTCTGTATTCTGTGCTTATAACTGCAGTGATTACCGATGCAATCAAGGATGCCGTTGGTCGACCTCGGCCAGACTTTTTCTGGCGTTGTTTCCCTGATGGAAAAGAGGTGGGTCATTATTCTTGCGACcatccttcattttttttg GTCTATGATAATGTCACAACAAATGTTATATGTCATGGAGAAAAGAGTGTTATCAAGGAAGGGCACAAAAGTTTTCCAAGCGGTCATTCTTCAT GTTCATTTGCAGGCCTAGGTTTTCTTGCATGGTATCTTTCTGGGAAAATCCAAGCTTTTGATCGCAGAGGCCACATTGCCAAACTTTGCATTCTGTTTCTTCCTCTACTTTGTGCATCACTTGTGGCAATTTCTCGAGTGGATGATTACTGGCATCATTGGCAAGATGTATTTGCTGGTGGCCTTTTAG GATTCGTAGTTGCTTCATTTTGTTATCTGCAATTCTTCCCACCACCTTATGATGTAGATG GTTGGGGGCCTTTTGCATATTTCCAGATGTTGGCAGAGACGGGCAATAATATTCAGGGGTCAACTAATACAAATCCTCTTACTTCACGACCATCAGAGGTTGAAACTGTTTATGTTCAATCCGAGCAACAAGTTGGGATTTACATGCGAGACATAAACCCAACTCTAGACGCAATGGAAACTGGCAGGAGAGATTAA
- the LOC103713996 gene encoding lipid phosphate phosphatase 2-like isoform X3, with amino-acid sequence MADIRLGAHTIKSHGMKVARFHMHDWIILLLLGVLEIILNVIDPFYRFVGKDMMTDLKYPLKSNTVPFWAVPVIGIVLPAVVFIGIYFKRRDVYDLHHAILGLLYSVLITAVITDAIKDAVGRPRPDFFWRCFPDGKEVYDNVTTNVICHGEKSVIKEGHKSFPSGHSSCSFAGLGFLAWYLSGKIQAFDRRGHIAKLCILFLPLLCASLVAISRVDDYWHHWQDVFAGGLLGFVVASFCYLQFFPPPYDVDGWGPFAYFQMLAETGNNIQGSTNTNPLTSRPSEVETVYVQSEQQVGIYMRDINPTLDAMETGRRD; translated from the exons ATGGCAGATATTCGGTTGGGTGCTCATACTATAAAATCCCATGGAATGAAAGTGGCAAGGTTCCACATGCATGACTGGATTATTCTACTCCTCCTTGGGGTCTTAGAAATCATACTAAATGTTATAGACCCTTTTTATCGCTTTGTGGGGAAAGACATGATGACTGATCTGAAATACCCACTAAAAAGTAACACAGTGCCATTTTGGGCTGTTCCA GTGATCGGAATTGTATTGCCTGCTGTGGTCTTCATTGGGATATACTTCAAAAGAAGGGATGTGTATGATTTGCATCATGCAATACTGG GCCTTCTGTATTCTGTGCTTATAACTGCAGTGATTACCGATGCAATCAAGGATGCCGTTGGTCGACCTCGGCCAGACTTTTTCTGGCGTTGTTTCCCTGATGGAAAAGAG GTCTATGATAATGTCACAACAAATGTTATATGTCATGGAGAAAAGAGTGTTATCAAGGAAGGGCACAAAAGTTTTCCAAGCGGTCATTCTTCAT GTTCATTTGCAGGCCTAGGTTTTCTTGCATGGTATCTTTCTGGGAAAATCCAAGCTTTTGATCGCAGAGGCCACATTGCCAAACTTTGCATTCTGTTTCTTCCTCTACTTTGTGCATCACTTGTGGCAATTTCTCGAGTGGATGATTACTGGCATCATTGGCAAGATGTATTTGCTGGTGGCCTTTTAG GATTCGTAGTTGCTTCATTTTGTTATCTGCAATTCTTCCCACCACCTTATGATGTAGATG GTTGGGGGCCTTTTGCATATTTCCAGATGTTGGCAGAGACGGGCAATAATATTCAGGGGTCAACTAATACAAATCCTCTTACTTCACGACCATCAGAGGTTGAAACTGTTTATGTTCAATCCGAGCAACAAGTTGGGATTTACATGCGAGACATAAACCCAACTCTAGACGCAATGGAAACTGGCAGGAGAGATTAA
- the LOC103713996 gene encoding lipid phosphate phosphatase 2-like isoform X2 — protein MADIRLGAHTIKSHGMKVARFHMHDWIILLLLGVLEIILNVIDPFYRFVGKDMMTDLKYPLKSNTVPFWAVPVIGIVLPAVVFIGIYFKRRDVYDLHHAILVITDAIKDAVGRPRPDFFWRCFPDGKEVGHYSCDHPSFFLVYDNVTTNVICHGEKSVIKEGHKSFPSGHSSCSFAGLGFLAWYLSGKIQAFDRRGHIAKLCILFLPLLCASLVAISRVDDYWHHWQDVFAGGLLGFVVASFCYLQFFPPPYDVDGWGPFAYFQMLAETGNNIQGSTNTNPLTSRPSEVETVYVQSEQQVGIYMRDINPTLDAMETGRRD, from the exons ATGGCAGATATTCGGTTGGGTGCTCATACTATAAAATCCCATGGAATGAAAGTGGCAAGGTTCCACATGCATGACTGGATTATTCTACTCCTCCTTGGGGTCTTAGAAATCATACTAAATGTTATAGACCCTTTTTATCGCTTTGTGGGGAAAGACATGATGACTGATCTGAAATACCCACTAAAAAGTAACACAGTGCCATTTTGGGCTGTTCCA GTGATCGGAATTGTATTGCCTGCTGTGGTCTTCATTGGGATATACTTCAAAAGAAGGGATGTGTATGATTTGCATCATGCAATACTGG TGATTACCGATGCAATCAAGGATGCCGTTGGTCGACCTCGGCCAGACTTTTTCTGGCGTTGTTTCCCTGATGGAAAAGAGGTGGGTCATTATTCTTGCGACcatccttcattttttttg GTCTATGATAATGTCACAACAAATGTTATATGTCATGGAGAAAAGAGTGTTATCAAGGAAGGGCACAAAAGTTTTCCAAGCGGTCATTCTTCAT GTTCATTTGCAGGCCTAGGTTTTCTTGCATGGTATCTTTCTGGGAAAATCCAAGCTTTTGATCGCAGAGGCCACATTGCCAAACTTTGCATTCTGTTTCTTCCTCTACTTTGTGCATCACTTGTGGCAATTTCTCGAGTGGATGATTACTGGCATCATTGGCAAGATGTATTTGCTGGTGGCCTTTTAG GATTCGTAGTTGCTTCATTTTGTTATCTGCAATTCTTCCCACCACCTTATGATGTAGATG GTTGGGGGCCTTTTGCATATTTCCAGATGTTGGCAGAGACGGGCAATAATATTCAGGGGTCAACTAATACAAATCCTCTTACTTCACGACCATCAGAGGTTGAAACTGTTTATGTTCAATCCGAGCAACAAGTTGGGATTTACATGCGAGACATAAACCCAACTCTAGACGCAATGGAAACTGGCAGGAGAGATTAA
- the LOC103713996 gene encoding lipid phosphate phosphatase 2-like isoform X4: MADIRLGAHTIKSHGMKVARFHMHDWIILLLLGVLEIILNVIDPFYRFVGKDMMTDLKYPLKSNTVPFWAVPVIGIVLPAVVFIGIYFKRRDVYDLHHAILVITDAIKDAVGRPRPDFFWRCFPDGKEVYDNVTTNVICHGEKSVIKEGHKSFPSGHSSCSFAGLGFLAWYLSGKIQAFDRRGHIAKLCILFLPLLCASLVAISRVDDYWHHWQDVFAGGLLGFVVASFCYLQFFPPPYDVDGWGPFAYFQMLAETGNNIQGSTNTNPLTSRPSEVETVYVQSEQQVGIYMRDINPTLDAMETGRRD, from the exons ATGGCAGATATTCGGTTGGGTGCTCATACTATAAAATCCCATGGAATGAAAGTGGCAAGGTTCCACATGCATGACTGGATTATTCTACTCCTCCTTGGGGTCTTAGAAATCATACTAAATGTTATAGACCCTTTTTATCGCTTTGTGGGGAAAGACATGATGACTGATCTGAAATACCCACTAAAAAGTAACACAGTGCCATTTTGGGCTGTTCCA GTGATCGGAATTGTATTGCCTGCTGTGGTCTTCATTGGGATATACTTCAAAAGAAGGGATGTGTATGATTTGCATCATGCAATACTGG TGATTACCGATGCAATCAAGGATGCCGTTGGTCGACCTCGGCCAGACTTTTTCTGGCGTTGTTTCCCTGATGGAAAAGAG GTCTATGATAATGTCACAACAAATGTTATATGTCATGGAGAAAAGAGTGTTATCAAGGAAGGGCACAAAAGTTTTCCAAGCGGTCATTCTTCAT GTTCATTTGCAGGCCTAGGTTTTCTTGCATGGTATCTTTCTGGGAAAATCCAAGCTTTTGATCGCAGAGGCCACATTGCCAAACTTTGCATTCTGTTTCTTCCTCTACTTTGTGCATCACTTGTGGCAATTTCTCGAGTGGATGATTACTGGCATCATTGGCAAGATGTATTTGCTGGTGGCCTTTTAG GATTCGTAGTTGCTTCATTTTGTTATCTGCAATTCTTCCCACCACCTTATGATGTAGATG GTTGGGGGCCTTTTGCATATTTCCAGATGTTGGCAGAGACGGGCAATAATATTCAGGGGTCAACTAATACAAATCCTCTTACTTCACGACCATCAGAGGTTGAAACTGTTTATGTTCAATCCGAGCAACAAGTTGGGATTTACATGCGAGACATAAACCCAACTCTAGACGCAATGGAAACTGGCAGGAGAGATTAA